Proteins from a genomic interval of Rosa chinensis cultivar Old Blush chromosome 2, RchiOBHm-V2, whole genome shotgun sequence:
- the LOC112186553 gene encoding uncharacterized protein LOC112186553 isoform X1: protein MHGSPAEESIRRRRHMWPVPHSNATTVASNPSSPPPPDFFNKDGRKIRVGNCALFKPPQDSPPFIGIIRWLKLDKGDSLSLGVNWLYRPADVKLLKGVSPEAAPNEVFYSFHKDEIPAASLLHPCKVAFLRKGVELPSGISSFVCRRVYDTENKCLWWLTDKDYINERQEEVDHLLDKTRLEMHGAVQSGGRSPKPLNGPSSTPQFKSGSDSLQNSASPFSLQGKGKKRERGDQSSDPVKRERLIKTEDGEAGHARPESVLKSELSKITDKGGLVDLEAVEKLVQLMQPDSAEKKIDMAGRILLVDVIAVTDRFDCLGRFVQLRGLAVLDEWLQEVHKGKIGDGSSPKESDKSVEEFLFALLRALDKLPVNLHALQTCNVGKSVNNLRTHKNSEIQKKARSLVDTWKKRVEAEMKLNESKSGSSRGVSWPSKAAPSEVSQVGSRKTGSSSEVGSKSSTVQNSVSKSPQVKVGSSEMVSKSSASPGSTKLLSVSSGNISKDQNFRMLVGAGNSDLPLTPIKEERSSSSSQSQNNSQSSDHAKTVGSLYKEDARSSSAGSVSANKLSSGSSRHRKSSNGLHGSAGSGVHKEAGPGKVGTPSRNLTSEKASTAGVSYEKGHEAPMVDQASSRLIVRLPNTGRSPARGASGGSFEDPVTSGRASPSAEKHGNQEKKAKGRSDALLGNSTSDMNSDVCHSKDGLSGSEENNVPPFSSEQNRAGEDAEKPMEASKVAGPGSKVISRMGKSYEASLSSMNALIESCVKFSEGSDTASPGDDVGMNLLASVAAGELSKSENVSPSCSPQRNSPVPDGSFSDKDAKLKQLGEVSETQCQPISRANSGSTAELGNAGDSLRGKSEPRHSVPHLPANVYGGDTKCSSAGSGNQIVECNANLNCSSNMQQNEDRPSLAVDGKPVEPYYASGSELPSCATKEGLVEAEGCNQSHEQGKLGAQNAKGCSISESKLKVPPALHDEDKILHKGDERTVGSSKPIVSEATSGSEKVEKDNETSTCSSSGMADDNPDTVKDSNIALLAEQKPSGATGIQSESKEGKSEDAVPCSGSGNTLQLQLKGKNTDEDKAVGHSEQTVKDERGKSTERKDALEHSNEFSQEIKERKETSGHCSGIPIPRVQSPSVPVQENHKPGCKLEAIESGEKEERQFSGVNASGSDTAVKLDFDLNEGFPVDDSIQQEFVKAGDPGASSSVHVPCPLPFQMPSMSGSFPASVTVVAPAKGSFVPPENPMRSKGELGWKGSTARSAFRPAEPRKNLEAPLSTSDPPVVDTASSKQGRPPLDFDLNVPDQRVYEDVVSQNPAHVMDHKSASHDRGAGGLDLDLNRVDESPDIVPLPVINSCRDFDLNNGPGLDEVGTEAAPFTQHIKSSVPLRTPVSGLRMNSPDFGNFSAWFAPGNSYPAITVPSIFPGRGEQSYGTAAGSQRVLCPPTGNPSFGPEIYRGPVLSSSTAVPFPPPTTYQYAGFPFETNFPLSSSSFSGCSTAYVDSSSGGALCFPTMPSQLMGPGGVVSSPYPRPYMMNLAGSSSNVGLDGRKWGSQGLDLNSGPGGTEAERRDERLPSGLRQLSVPSSQALVEEQLKMFQVGGVLKRKEPDSGLDAVDRMSYKQPWQQ from the exons ATGCATGGGTCGCCAGCTGAGGAGTCGATACGGCGTCGTCGGCACATGTGGCCTGTCCCTCATTCCAACGCCACGACTGTAGCTTCCAACCCCtcttcaccaccaccacccgaTTTCTTCAACAAA GATGGACGCAAAATTCGTGTCGGAAATTGTGCACTTTTCAAGCCTCCTCAGGATTCCCCACCTTTTATAGGAATAATTCGCTGGCTAAAATTAGACAAGGGAGACAGTTTGAGTTTAGGGGTTAATTGGCTCTATCGACCTGCTGATGTGAAGCTTCTTAAAGGGGTCTCGCCAGAAGCTGCCCCAAACGAGGTCTTCTACTCCTTTCACAAGGATGAGATACCTGCTGCATCGCTACTGCATCCGTGTAAAGTCGCATTCCTTCGTAAAGGTGTTGAACTTCCTTCAGGGATATCCTCATTTGTGTGCAGAAGAGTGTATGATACTGAGAACAAGTGTTTATGGTGGTTAACTGACAAAGATTATATTAAT gaacgacaggaagaAGTAGATCATCTTTTAGACAAGACAAGACTAGAAATGCATGGGGCAGTGCAGTCGGGAGGTCGTTCTCCGAAGCCCTTGAATGGTCCGTCATCAACACCACAGTTCAAATCTGGTTCAGATAGTTTACAGAATAGTGCATCGCCCTTTTCTTTACAGGGTAAGGGAAAAAAGAGGGAACGAGGTGATCAGAGCTCCGATCCGGTGAAACGTGAGCGCTTAATTAAGACAGAGGATGGAGAGGCTGGCCACGCCAGACCGGAAAGTGTATTGAAGTCTGAGCTTTCCAAAATAACAGACAAAGGAGGACTTGTAGACTTAGAGGCGGTTGAGAAGTTAGTCCAACTTATGCAACCTGACAGTGCTGAAAAGAAAATAGATATGGCTGGCCGAATATTGCTTGTTGATGTCATAGCAGTTACTGATAGGTTTGATTGCCTTGGGCGATTTGTACAGCTAAGGGGTTTGGCTGTATTGGATGAATGGCTTCAAGAGGTTCACAAGGGAAAAATTGGTGATGGTAGTAGCCCTAAAGAAAGTGATAAATCTGTTGAGGAGTTTCTCTTTGCATTACTTCGTGCACTGGATAAGCTGCCTGTGAATCTTCATGCTCTACAAACTTGTAATGTTGGCAAGTCTGTGAATAATTTACGTACACACAAGAACTCTGAAATTCAGAAGAAAGCTAGGAGTTTGGTTGACACATGGAAGAAGCGTGTAGAAGCTGAGATGAAATTAAATGAATCAAAGTCTGGATCAAGCCGTGGTGTCTCCTGGCCTTCAaaggctgcaccttcagaagtTTCTCAGGTTGGCAGCAGAAAAACTGGAAGTTCATCTGAGGTTGGCTCAAAAAGCTCCACTGTTCAAAATTCCGTGTCCAAATCTCCTCAAGTGAAAGTTGGCTCTTCTGAAATGGTTTCAAAGTCTTCTGCTTCTCCTGGGTCAACAAAACTGCTATCTGTATCCTCTGGTAATATCTCTAAGGATCAAAATTTCAGAATGCTAGTTGGTGCTGGAAACTCCGATCTTCCATTGACACCAATTAAGGAGGAACGGAGCAGCAGTTCTAGTCAGTCTCAGAACAACAGCCAATCAAGTGATCATGCAAAGACTGTGGGTTCCTTATATAAAGAAGATGCAAGAAGCTCAAGTGCTGGTTCAGTAAGTGCAAATAAACTTTCTAGCGGCTCTTCTCGACATCGGAAATCAAGCAATGGTCTTCATGGGTCTGCCGGCTCAGGGGTGCATAAGGAAGCAGGACCAGGAAAAGTTGGTACCCCAAGTAGAAATTTGACTTCTGAGAAGGCATCAACCGCCGGAGTATCCTATGAGAAAGGTCATGAAGCTCCAATGGTTGACCAGGCAAGTAGCAGACTAATTGTGAGGCTGCCGAACACTGGCCGCAGTCCAGCTCGAGGTGCTTCAGGAGGTTCTTTTGAAGATCCTGTTACATCTGGCAGAGCTTCTCCTTCTGCAGAAAAGCATGGCAACCAGGAGAAAAAAGCCAAGGGTAGAAGTGATGCTTTGCTGGGAAATAGTACTTCCGATATGAACTCAGATGTATGTCACAGCAAAGATGGATTGTCTGGTTCTGAAGAAAATAATGTGCCACCTTTCTCCAGTGAACAAAATAGGGCTGGTGAAGATGCTGAAAAACCAATGGAGGCATCAAAGGTTGCTGGTCCTGGATCAAAAGTTATATCAAGGATGGGAAAATCATATGAAGCATCCTTAAGCTCCATGAatgctttaattgaaagttgtGTCAAGTTTTCTGAAGGTAGTGACACTGCTTCGCCTGGAGATGATGTTGGGATGAATTTACTAGCTAGTGTGGCGGCTGGAGAGCTGTCCAAATCTGAAAATGTCTCACCATCATGTTCTCCCCAGAGGAATTCTCCTGTGCCTGATGGTTCATTTTCAGATAAAGATGCCAAGTTGAAACAACTGGGTGAAGTATCTGAAACCCAATGTCAACCTATCAGCAGGGCTAATAGTGGTTCTACTGCAGAGCTGGGAAACGCTGGTGACTCATTGCGGGGTAAGAGTGAACCAAGACATTCCGTACCCCATCTGCCAGCTAATGTTTATGGAGGAGACACCAAATGCAGTTCAGCTGGATCTGGGAATCAAATAGTCGAGTGTAATGCAAATTTGAATTGTTCTTCCAATATGCAACAAAATGAAGATAGACCATCCTTGGCGGTTGATGGGAAGCCTGTTGAGCCATATTATGCTTCTGGATCAGAGCTACCCTCATGCGCTACAAAAGAGGGTCTTGTGGAGGCTGAAGGGTGTAATCAGTCTCATGAGCAAGGAAAATTAGGGGCGCAGAATGCAAAGGGATGCAGTATTTCGGAGTCTAAATTAAAAGTGCCGCCTGCCTTGCATGATGAGGATAAAATTCTACATAAAGGAGATGAAAGAACTGTGGGAAGCAGTAAACCTATTGTGTCTGAAGCAACCTCTGGGAGTGAAAAAGTTGAAAAGGACAACGAAACATCAACCTGCTCGTCCTCTGGAATGGCTGATGACAACCCAGATACCGTTAAGGATTCAAATATTGCCCTATTGGCAGAGCAGAAACCATCTGGTGCAACAGGAATTCAATCAGAGTCCAAGGAGGGGAAGAGTGAGGATGCTGTTCCTTGTTCTGGTTCTGGAAATACTTTACAGTTGCAGTTGAAGGGCAAAAACACAGATGAAGATAAGGCCGTGGGTCACTCTGAGCAGACTGTGAAAGACGAAAGGGGTAAGAGTACCGAAAGAAAAGATGCTTTGGAACACAGCAACGAATTCTCTCAGGAGATTAAGGAAAGAAAGGAGACTTCTGGTCACTGTTCTGGGATACCAATTCCTCGTGTTCAGTCACCTTCAGTACCCGTGCAAGAAAATCACAAGCCTGGGTGCAAGTTGGAAGCTATTGAATCAGGGGAAAAAGAGGAGCGGCAATTTTCAGGTGTGAATGCCTCGGGGTCAGATACTGCTGTAAAGCTGGACTTTGATTTGAACGAAGGTTTCCCTGTTGATGATAGTATTCAACAAGAGTTTGTTAAAGCAGGAGATCCTGGAGCTTCATCTTCTGTTCATGTTCCTTGCCCTTTACCCTTCCAAATGCCTTCCATGTCGGGGAGTTTCCCTGCATCAGTTACTGTGGTTGCACCTGCCAAAGGTTCATTTGTCCCTCCTGAAAACCCAATGCGGAGTAAGGGTGAACTAGGATGGAAAGGATCTACAGCTAGGAGTGCATTCCGACCTGCTGAGCCCCGAAAAAATTTGGAAGCACCACTCAGCACAAGCGATCCACCTGTTGTTGATACTGCTTCTAGCAAACAAGGTCGCCCACCATTGGATTTTGATCTCAATGTGCCTGACCAGAGAGTTTATGAGGATGTTGTTTCCCAAAACCCTGCACATGTCATGGATCACAAGTCTGCGTCTCATGATCGTGGTGCTGGAGGCCTTGATCTCGATTTGAATAGAGTTGATGAGAGTCCTGATATCGTTCCGCTTCCTGTTATCAACAGTTGTAG AGATTTTGATTTGAACAATGGCCCCGGCCTTGATGAAGTGGGGACTGAAGCTGCACCATTTACCCAGCATATAAAAAGCAGTGTGCCTCTGCGAACACCTGTTTCTGGGTTAAGAATGAATAGCCCTGACTTTGGGAATTTTTCAGCATGGTTCGCTCCTGGAAACTCATATCCTGCCATCACAGTCCCATCCATTTTTCCAGGCAGAGGTGAGCAGAGTTATGGTACTGCTGCTGGGTCACAGAGAGTCTTGTGTCCTCCCACTGGTAACCCCTCATTTGGTCCTGAAATCTACAGGGGGCCTGTACTGTCGTCCTCAACTGCAGTGCCGTTTCCTCCTCCTACTACATATCAGTATGCAGGATTTCCTTTCGAAACCAATTTTCCTCTGTCATCGAGCTCCTTTTCAGGTTGTTCAACTGCATATGTGGATTCATCATCTGGTGGGGCACTCTGCTTCCCCACCATGCCTTCGCAACTCATGGGACCGGGTGGTGTAGTCTCATCACCTTACCCACGACCCTATATGATGAACCTTGCTGGCAGCAGCAGTAATGTTGGCCTTGATGGTAGGAAATGGGGTAGTCAGGGCCTTGACCTCAACTCCGGGCCTGGAGGTACAGAAGCAGAACGGAGAGATGAGAGGTTGCCATCAGGGTTGAGGCAGCTTTCTGTTCCCAGTTCACAGGCCCTTGTAGAGGAACAGTTGAAGATGTTTCAGGTGGGAGGGGTATTGAAGAGAAAGGAGCCTGATAGTGGATTGGATGCTGTCGATCGCATGAGCTACAAGCAACCTTGGCAGCAGTAG
- the LOC112186553 gene encoding protein ALTERED XYLOGLUCAN 4-like isoform X2 — MNTFFPEKMNIYGKRERGLNMNRLLSFLLTSLAIASIFSFFLAYSPSSFPMTSKQALTSVQNQPDDDNPSHAVPVKMIPPPKKEAECDLFKGQWVPDLRGPLYTNSSCKSIPESKNCFKNGRMDRDFLNWKWKPEKCELPEFDPKAFLQIVRGKKMAFVGDSVARNHVESLLCLLSQEELPKDIYKDSEDRFRTWYFPQHDFTLMKLWSKYLIAADERMVNGTGSGVFDLHIDRIDYEWAKHLPGLDYAIISDGHWFFRVLYLYKGKKLIGCVYCNKPNITGLNTSNAVRMAFRSAFKYISNCKNCKGGLLTLLRTFAPAHFENGAWNTGGYCNRTSPLREAQVDFTKFDWEMRKIQIEEIEKARKEGKTVRVLDITRAMLMRPDGHPGLHWGNQWMKGYSDCVHWCMPGPVDYWNSFLMALIRN; from the exons ATGAATACTTTTTTCCCAGAAAAGATGAACATCTATGGTAAAAGGGAGAGAGGTCTGAATATGAACAGACTCCTGTCTTTCCTGCTTACTTCTTTAGCCATAGCCTCCATTTTCAGCTTCTTCCTTGCTTATTCCCCAAGCTCTTTTCCGATGACGTCCAAACAAGCCCTTACTTCTGTTCAGAACCAGCCAGATGATGATAATCCTAGCCATGCAGTACCAGTCAAGATGATCCCACCTCCAAAAA AGGAAGCGGAGTGTGACTTGTTTAAGGGTCAGTGGGTTCCGGATTTGAGAGGGCCATTGTATACGAATTCGAGCTGTAAGAGTATTCCGGAATCGAAGAATTGTTTCAAGAATGGAAGGATGGATAGGGATTTTCTGAATTGGAAATGGAAGCCGGAGAAATGTGAGCTGCCGGAGTTTGATCCCAAGGCGTTCTTGCAAATTGTTCGAGGGAAGAAGATGGCATTTGTTGGTGACTCTGTTGCTCGCAATCACGTTGAGTCTCTTCTATGCCTCTTGTCACAG GAGGAACTTCCCAAAGACATCTACAAGGATTCTGAAGACCGTTTCAGGACATGGTACTTTCCTCAACATGACTTCACCCTAATGAAATTGTGGTCCAAATATCTTATAGCCGCAGACGAGAGGATGGTTAATGGCACTGGTTCAGGCGTTTTTGATCTGCACATAGACAGAATCGATTATGAATGGGCAAAGCACCTTCCGGGTTTAGACTATGCCATCATCTCGGACGGGCATTGGTTTTTTCGGGTATTATACCTATACAAAGGCAAAAAACTCATAGGATGTGTCTATTGCAACAAACCCAATATTACCGGCTTGAACACTAGCAATGCAGTTCGCATGGCGTTTCGATCTGCATTTAAATACATTAGCAATTGCAAGAATTGCAAGGGCGGGCTTCTGACCTTGTTGAGGACATTTGCACCTGCACATTTTGAGAACGGGGCTTGGAACACTGGAGGGTACTGCAATAGGACGAGTCCCTTACGTGAGGCACAAGTTGATTTTACGAAGTTTGATTGGGAAATGAGGAAGATTCAGATTGAGGAGATCGAAAAagcaagaaaagaaggaaagacGGTTAGAGTTTTGGATATAACTAGGGCAATGTTGATGAGACCAGACGGGCACCCTGGACTTCACTGGGGAAATCAATGGATGAAGGGTTATAGTGACTGTGTTCATTGGTGCATGCCAGGCCCGGTTGATTACTGGAACAGTTTTTTGATGGCACTTATCAGAAATTAA
- the LOC112185262 gene encoding uncharacterized protein LOC112185262 produces MAAAPALNLLFNCNQMQTLNGSNFKKWKQDLELCLGYSNYEHVLNEDPPAELTPTSTREAKDKYAQWHKHNRMALVIMKRSMSEAVKGGIPDAKLARMKFDGVGSIREYILKGTEIAAKLKALGVTIDDPFLVHLILNSLPSQYSQLECNYNTQKEK; encoded by the exons ATGGCTGCTGCTCCAG CTTTGAATTTGCTTTTTAATTGCAACCAAATGCAAACACTTAATGGTTCAAACTTCAAGAAGTGGAAACAAGACCTAGAATTATGTCTAGGGTATAGTAACTATGAGCATGTGTTGAATGAAGATCCCCCAGCAGAGTTGACACCCActagcactagagaagctaagGATAAATATGCACAGTGGCATAAACACAATAGGATGGCCCTGGTCATTATGAAGAGATCTATGTCAGAAGCTGTTAAGGGTGGCATACCTGATGCAAAATTGGCCAGAATGAAG TTTGATGGGGTAGGAAGCATCAGGGAATACATTTTGAAGGGAACTGAGATTGCTGCAAAACTGAAGGCTTTAGGGGTTACCATAGATGACCCTTTCCTAGTCCACCTTATCCTAAACTCATTACCATCTCAATACTCTCAGTTAGAGTGCAACTACAACACACAGAAGGAAAAATAG